The sequence GTTCAAGAACTGGTCAACCTTCTGCGGCAGAAGCACGAGCGGGCAGTCACTAACGAGCGCCTCGGCGACAGAACTCATCCCCGCGTGAGACACGAAGCAGCCCACGCTAACGTGCGCCATTATATGCTGTTGCGGCACCCACCCCGTATGCACCACCGCCCTATCCTTCACCCTTTCTTCGAACCCTTCCGGCAACGCTGCCTTCAAGCGGGCTACCTTATCTTCCCCGTATGGGAAATTCAGTACCACCAGAAATGGTAGTCCCGCCATCTCTAACCCAAGAACCAGCTCTCGGATCTGATCGTCTTCCAGGAAGGATTCACTCCCAAAGGCGCAGTAGATGACTGATTTCTCCggaaactggtcgagccagtcggCCCACCGTTGATCGAGGGCTCCGGTAGGCGGCTGCGGGACCACCGGACCGGCCAGTAAGACCGGTTTACCGTACTGGGCCTTGAAGAAATCGATGTAGGGAGCTTCCATTTCCATGCAAGTCTTGAGTAGTATGGCGGAGCTGTTCTTCATGGTGGACACTGCGCGCTCGTAGGCACTCGGGCCACCGAAATTCTTGAAAATGTAGAGTAAATCTCGGGCTTCATAGGCCGAGAGCGCTGCAGCGCAGGTTTTCGGGAATCCTGGAGGTGGGTTCTTCAAGTCTTCAAGGGTGGGGGTATTTTGGGAAGAAACGAGCCTGGAAGGGACAACGGTGTAAGCAAGGAACGTGGGGTTGACGACGGAGAAGAAGAAGGTCTTGATGTTGAGTGGGGTTGCGATGGACGGTAGCCATTGGTGGCAGAAATCGTGGAAGATGATGTGGGGATGGAGGTGGGTCAGGAGAGTCTCGATTTGGGGCTTCATGTTGTCGACGGCCTTCTTGAGGAGCTCGGCCTGGTGTAGGGTCATTTCAGCTGTGCTTTCTACGCCGTGTGGGAGGCCATTCACGTGTGGGAATTTGATGGGGATGATTTGGACGGTGGATGAGAGGGTGGAGGAGATGCGAGTGATGTTAGCTGGGGTTGAGATGAAGGAGATCTTGATGGTTGTGTCCTTGGAGAGGTTGTTGGAAAGCCGGATGAAGGGATTGAAGTGGCCGAATGCTAACCATGGGAACATGGCAATGTGGATTGGGTTTGTTTTTTGCTCCATCTCTCTCGTCTCTCTTTGGTTGAAAGAGGTCGCGCGCTCTTCCGATTTTATTGGTTGAGTTGCCTGTGAATCTGTCCGAGTTTGGAGGCTGATATTAaatggtgagcgtcactcccactgtttcctgtggcgggGTCTAatggagatttggatctagatCATTCTTTTGATCATACCTGAAATAACCTAGGTACGGATGCAAAACATATGTTATCCTGTCACTTCCGTATCAGTTGAGGGAAGAGACTCTGTAATCAAGTGACGTCAGTGAGTTTACGTGGGTCTCgccattatgtatgttttgtcttgacaccgttcatccatttggagatcccgttaagggccacaaaagtcttcgATGAAGTTGGTATTTGCGTTTTTCATtcggaaggattaggtgggatgggattaaaaaaatataattattaagtATGGCAGGAATTGTCCTCGATTTCATGCGATAAGCTTTTCAATGTTAGATTTGTAATACACTGGTACATTGGATGGATATGCCCATCATCAATTGAAACTATcgagaataacacgtgttatgcctaaaatgtttatctattttgtaacctcattttatagcctGAGCCTAAAAACGAGGTAGATAGAAAACTATTGtagctccaaagaagttttcaaccgtaggtatTCAATTCTCACTACTttctttggtggggcccacttgagctttagatctacttgatttgttaaataatactctaaaatgatctcaaaaaataggtggacgttgtggatatatcccacacatcatggtaggacttacccaacttactaacattgagtggaattaccAAGGACCATTGCAATTCCATATAATCTAATTCTGCACTTTTTTATTCCTCCCGAACATGAGTGGAATCGGCACTcgaccaaatgtaattccatcctaCCTAATTCCATTTAATACCGTGCGCCAAACGCCCtcaatgtctttgttaacttattaatgagttggatctcaaataaacatcacagtggacctcaggaaggtttcaatgacggGCGTaactctcaccactgttttctgtggtgggtctaccatagctttggatttgccacattctttgaatcatgacttaatgacttaaaatgatctctccaaataaatggacggtcgggatataatacatacatcatgtgtgacCTCcgtaacttagtgacgtcactttagtagagagtctcgctgctcaacgtgtcagtatctaatcccccGCACGGGGACGTGATTTCCTGCCAAGCGTTTCGatggaagttcctgtgcaaggatgctgggtagggcccaccaatatgtttgtgagaaattcactccatcTAAACGTTTtgcaatctcattttaggacgggtgaccaaaaatgagatgtatccaacagtcaagtgggccacacaagagtaAACATTGGGATTCGCTGAGCACCGTTCAAGCAATCTTATAacgataaaagttttgtattggatATATGTTTAAcgatttcacttcatcccattggaaaTGGCCTTATAAAAAGTTTGAATAGCACCTAAACATCGAGGTAGagctcaggaaggttttaacTTAAGGAATTTCTTTTCCAATTTTTCCTCTCATGTGATCAACTTGAGTGTTATATCAACCTCGTTTTGTGATGTACGTCCTAGGATGAGCTTGAAAAACGGGTGGATAGAATGGATTTCTAACATATATTTCAGTGGCCCCACTCAAAATCCTTGAGCAGGAAGGCTTTCACCGGAAATTCGCgtcccattatgtatgtgtttcatctatgccatctacggtaggccttaggaggattttaatggtgaatatccaattgctattgttttctcgtggtgtggtccacctgagatttatatcccactAATTTTTAGGAATaagaactaaaatgatctctaaaagtggATGAACTCCCACAtcgcaccgaccatcagccactaggctggtggcagggggagtagccaatccgtttccccgtaCAGGGGACTCGGATTGTaagcaaattggctggtgtaccatacaccacaaACCTAGctgatgtgggtacgtgtcgtgcgaacaGGAGCGCCGAGGCTCCTCgagctcgagttgtacgaatggttcaaagtagatcaaagttacatgggatcCGACAGTATGTATTTAACATATTTACACCGTTtgtgcatttggagagatcattttagatcttgatcccaaaaatgagtgatttccaaggctcaagtgaaacACATCAAAaataacagtggggacaatgTTCTCATCGTTGAAAaaatcttagggcccaccgtaatgttttctttccatccagtctattcataaggtcacaccgaCTTAGAtgtagagaaaaaataaatatcatgctgattcaaaatttatgtgactcccagaagggtttcaatggcaggcattcaatccccctcTGCCTTTCACAGCGTGgtcaaaatgatttttggatctgtcttatttttcagacaAAGACTTACTATGATCTcaccaagtggatggacagtttggatataactcatacctcatgatgggaccaacAGAATTTGGTGATGTGTTGatcgatggtgtgtggtacaccagccaatccgtttccacttgGAATAGGGATTGAgtgactagagttgggcatcggactgagtcggatcggattgggtccaacttgaacCGATCCAAAATCTACgtagcctgacccgaactcgatccgatccgggaccgagtccgggtcacctgactaGAACCGATCCGAAATCTATATGGCCTGATCCGAtctgagtccaactcggtcaagaaaactgagtcggatcggattgggcacggATCGGATTAGACAGTGTGGGCCACATATCCAGATCAGATTGCTACCTGCGTTCGGGTAGAGACGAGATCCAGACATCCAATGGACCACATGGCTAACCAAGGCGGGCGGACCACCAGCGGGCAGTGGCCCATGGCTAGCCGACGAGCCACGACCGCACAGCGGTCCACCACAGCGAGCTATTGCactcctaaaaaaataaaaataaataataatttgatCGAGTGGTCGAGTGGCCAAGTGGGTCTTACCTGATTAATGGAGAGGCTCGAGTggccgaatatatatatatatatatatataatacttagGGTAAAATAGTAAATATACATACTTATTAATAGATCTGGTCCGGATCgaatccaatcggatcggatcggtctggattgGTATTGATCCGAACTTAATCTAAAAAACTGTTGAATCTGAATggccctactcgatccgcacagATCCAGGACGTTGGTTCGattcggatcgggtcagatcgggttggatccaccgAATCGGGCCAGAAATGCACAACTCTATGAGTGACTAGTCTCGGTACCGGTCGGTGTTGTGGCCGCGGGCGAACCACTACTAAAAAGTTCTCAAGCCCACTGTAACGTTGATATGCCATCCACCCTATTGAAGAGGTCAAATGGACTTTATAACTTTTGTGCCCAGAGGAAGTTATTATCGGTGAGCATCAATCacgattgtttcctatggtgtggtccacctaaggcttTGATTTGCCTCACATTGGGATTAGTACtttaaaatgagctaacaaaatggatagacggcatagatgaaacacatatatcatggtgggtcatatAGCATGTGCCTTGTACCAACCTCAGAATTGGAGTGgaaataaatctcatgtggaccacaccacaggaaacagtagtgattgatatccaccgttgaaatcctcttaagccccactgtactgtttatttgacatcccaatacattgattaggtcatgcagacttagatgaagggaaaaaaacaaagatcatattgatgcaaaaattttatggcctctaaaagtttttaatggtcaacgttcaatcaacaatgtttcctttaatgtggcccacttgatattgggatatacctcatttttgggctcattctataaaatatctagaaaaatagatggatggaatggatgaaacacgtacaatcacggtggggccaacagagcgagcaccgaccactagccattggctggtgggagGGGAGTAAGCCAATCCACTCCCAGGAATTGGTTGGATGTATTTACACGAATTATTCGGTCATGCCCCTCAAATAAGCGTTAAATGTGGGGTAGTATAATTACAGCAATTGTTTGATAGTGAGGAGGAGCTACCCCTCCAGGGCTAACAGGtcattgaaattgaaaattgtgtaggctccaccatgaaatatgcgttatatccacaccatccattcattattACATATTGCTTTAGGGTATGGgctgaaaaataaggcagattcaaagctcaattggactacGCTATAGGAAACTATGAAGATTAAATGCTAACCATTTAAATTttcttcctgtgatgtggtccacttgagctttagatctggtgtggataaaacacatacatcatggagggacccACAAAGTCTCATCTCAATTTTCATGTCTAAAAGTTGCTTCGGTAACATCCAAACACAGCATCCTTTAGCTTAGAAAATGGTAGGGTAAGCAATTaatgcttaaaaagaaaaaatacacTCCAAACCCTCTTAACTACATATTTTCAAAGTGGCCCTTGAGCACCGCATTAAAATCCAAGGACTTGTTTGGTTGTCATTTGAAAATGAATTCATCAATTATTATTAATTGAGGGTATGGCAAATAGAGAAAGAAGGACGCCGAAATGATTTCAACAGTGACTGATGCTCGGTATTTCAGCTGTCACCTAATCAGTTTTAGATATGTGTTATTGTGTGATGACATCATAACACAGGTGTTGTATCATACATCTCCCTTCCGTTGCAGGCAGAGAGAGAAGTCCGCGAGAACAGGCTACTTGCATACTTGCATGCATGAAGAATGGAAATAAGAAATTTTCCTTGAGGTTAAATGCAAACTATACGTGGAATTGCAAAGAACCATTCTATGCATCGTGTATGAAGATCAAGAGCTAGATGGCTTATCTTGTTGGGACAACATTGCAGTAAGTCTGAATGCTAGAGTTTTCCTCTACTTACACTCTTTAGAGAAGTTATGATAAGGTTGTAACTTCTATTGGTGGTGTTAGATTGGGGACCCAGCCCTGATTTATAATATAGAGGGTAGAGGAGTTTAAAACCCATCGAAACTCCTCTCCTATAAAGGCTCCATACGAATTGGTAAGCCCAATTCTATCAAGACACTGTGTGCGTATCTCATTAGTAGCACACCACCCCTTACACGAATTCTacatgtatcacaacttagtgtaGCCTGGTGCACCCGATCACACGATCAAACCTTTAGGCTAATCCataccgttgatcaataaggcccaccttataggattCTTACATTAAAAAGATTAAATCCTCATTTTCCAAGAACTTATTTTACTCCCATGGCTAATTTCACACGGGAAATTAGCCAAATGCTTCTTACATTATACATAGGAGAGATGTAGTATTTACCACATATGTAACTGTACTGGACCTGTCAACTTTGTGTTAGATCCACCTGGTCCATTAGATGCACCCTTGGATGATAAGCCCCTAGGCCAAAAATCAGTCTAAATGGACCCTTAGGTGCGGCACACCACAAGCAACAGTTGGGAGGAGACACACCAACCGACAAACCTACTTCATTGCTTAAGGACCCCACAATGTTGTGTCTATACCATCTAATCCAATCGCAAAGTGCTCCCTGCTAAGATGAAGGGCGGCTCGCAAAAAGTCAAGTTATTTTAACCCTGCTGCTCACAACATCATTTGATTTGGAGGTCATAGGCATGAATTTTAGTTATTACCTGCgttgtagcccacctaagttAGGATTGAcctcatttaatttaattttattttttgtttctacGGTGGGGATCAAGGTGGGAACACAACAAACAGGGTGGATCGGATGTAAAGCTGAAATGGCACCACAACAACTTGATACCACCACAAGTTGTCATGCCATATGAATACACCTACACCTACGTTATGTGCTTGAGATTTAAGTTTAGTGCTTTGTGTGTCAGGCCTACTGCAGTGCATGCATGCTATCCAACCACAAATCCAACCCCATATTAAATATCACAGTTCAAAATTTGGAACTGAGTAAGGTGATCCTGATCTTGAGTTCTAGGGTGTAAGCTAATGTTTCATGGTTTTATTCATCACATTGACATTTAAATCATCATTCTTCCAAAACAAATTATAATTAAATTATCCAAACCCATAATAAttgtaatttaaattttaaattaagtttgataaattcataattcaaaTCTAATCATATCACTCTCTATTTTAATTGTGTACAATTTCTCAAGTAAAAAGAACCGTCTAAGTATTCTTCATTTCAGCTTATCTTTCATCCTACAAATTTACATTTATTGTTAATTTGGTAAGTTAGAAGTCCAATGAGATCATATCCACCACAAGTTTAAAATAGACATAATAGAGGTGAGTAAAACACAACTTAACACAAATTAATGAAAAATACAAGGATATTATAAATTTAATAGACCCGATAGAGACTAGTAATATATATAGAAAGATGCAATGCTATGATTTAAGATTCTCTGAATAAGTATATTATAATGCATGTGTCGTGCATGCAATgtaattgaccttatctctaacctacctccacccaaaagcatacatgatgtgcgatccttcttaggacgcaccagattttatagacgattcataaaggactttagtcatttctctcatcctttatgtaatctccttcaaaaggatataccatacgagtggagtgagcaatgccatgaagctttcactaagctcaaggttATGTTGACAACCGCTCGTATCATGTAGCCACCTGATTAGAGCATCCCTTTTGATATTATATGCGATGCGTCTTactatgctattggggtagtgttaggtcagagaaaagataaaaagCCCTATGTGATTTACAATgctagtagaactctaaattctatccaagtgaactactctactacggagaaggaactcttatcCGTattattcgctttggacaaatttaggtcctacttgatctgATTCAAGAtaatcatttacactgatcatgcagctctaaagtaccttctttccaagaatgatgctaagtctcgtttgataagatggatccttctactccaagaattcgacatagaaatacgatataaaaaaaggagtagagaacgtagtggctgaccatctctctaagCTTGATCTTCCCGATTCCCTTAAGCCGACACCGATAAGcgacatgttccctaacgaacaattTTTTCAActctctcaattaccttggtttgctaacattgcaaattatcttgtcacaggtttcacgccgacatatTGAACTGcacaagattttttaaaaaaaaaatctccgttgaggtacgtaagtttttctgggatgatccttacttatttaaatattgcacagaccaaattctaaggagatgcgtGCTATACAATGAACACCAGactgtcatctccttttatcactctcggtcctatggtggtcacttttccacTAAAAAGACTAAAGCCAAAATTCTGcaatgcggcttttactggcccactatgttcaaagatactcatgagttttgtaaagcttgtgagcattgtcagaaattgggaggattgttgtaacgccccgaaaatcgacaCCCAAGTAGATAGATTCTAATCCCAAGTTCttaggtgttaacttaataaaatgtgcCTCATCTTTGCAGATTCTTCTTGTGGAAAACGTGAAGACAAGATGCAGTCGAAATCCCGAATCCAtgatgttgcgcagcacgccaacaacgcagtgaaccgagatccaatctccggtctcacctacaaacgatagacaagaagaaatataaactagaaacagatcaaagcgattcacacaaaccacaagacaagatatacgtggaaaacccccaaactagggtaaaaaaccatggatgcaaacttccactgtgaagaaaaaatgaagattacaaggcaatgtactaacctctcccttggaaatacagagaaaatcccttgcccacaccttagaaatatttcccaATATTCATCTtgaccctagaatagccctagggacaccaatttatagttttggcaacttccctttcgcacccttgcgaaagccgactcaaattttcgcagtctgcatcaaatccgaaaatgaatctgcgtaacctcgactagtcgagaggactgcacgaccagtcgagcggatcccacaaccggtcgagcatggcccacgactggtcgagcaccttggacccaaaaactgatgctcgctggactttgagtcgatccGATCCACGACTGATCACGACCGGTTgagcggaccccacgaccggtcttgTCTCcctcagatgtggctccacatttcaacaatctcccacttggagacacattgcCATAAACTTTTGTCTTCTTCattcggagtgcaccacctccctgtcacacgggagaagctgaagctctgttcagctttgattggtcttctcccgtgtgaccgccttggtcagcatatttaCAGGactctcacttgtatgaatcttctccagaataatcgatccatcttccagtaacgaacatatgaagtgatatctaatggcaatatgcttggtccttgaatgaaaggctgaattcttagccaagtgtattgcactctgactatcattatacagcttgcaatctgcctgtttcttacccaactcttccatgaaaccttgcatccacatcatctccttgcacgcttctgtagccgcaacatattatgcttctgtcgtactgatagatactatcttctataactgagagacccaactgactgcagcactatccagagtaaagacataacctgtagtgcttcttctgctatcGATATCTCCTGCTAAATCTGAATTCACATAGCCTTGTAGCTTAACTTTCGATCTACCatagcacagccctacatccttataCCTACCAAGTATTTAAGGattcacttcacagcttcccaatgttcatTCCCagagttgttcatgaacctgctaacaactcccactgcttaagcaatgtctggtctcgcgctcaccatagcatatatgagactcccaatagctgatgcGTATGAGACTTTATCCATGTAGTCCCGCTCCTCCtatgtctttgcaccttgctccttagatagcttgaagtggttggctaatggagtgctaaccggcttagcacctcccatattgaatcgattaagtaccttggctatgtactctgcctgtgacaaaaccagtttcttgttttccctgtcacgcttgatcctcatgcctaggatttattttgcagctcctaaatccttcatggtaaattctctagacaattgtcttttgagatctgagatatcCTTCATGCTtaaaccggccacaagcatattatcaacgtacagaagaaggatgatgtacgatgtatcaaacttcttcaaataacaacagtggtttgtatgacatctcctaaaaccgtttctcgacatgaaactatcgaacttcttgtaccactgcctcggggcctgcttcagaccatataaactcttcttcagtttgcacaccttgttctcctttcctggtgccacgtatcctgtcagctgatgcatatatatctcttcttcaagttccccatgaagaaaggttgtcttaacatctaactgctctaaatgtaagtcctctgtagccactatactcaagaccatgcgaatcatagacattttcactaccggtaaaaatatttcagtgaaatcgatacctgccttttgttgaaaccctttttacaaccagtctagccttgtaccatttcgaaccatcgtgctcctccttcaatctataaacccacttgttatgaagaactttcttacccttgggtagagtgactagctctcatgtatgattagactcaagagagtccatctcatcatccatggcttgctccaacttaacccgtgtatccgactgtaatgcctcttcaaaacactctggtttaCCATTATCTGtgagcagtagataatgtaaggagggtgagtatcggaccctgggtctcctctcccgagtagacctcctcacaaccggtgtctgtggctctgcctcataatactcctgtgcatgatcatcctgtggcgttgtaacacccgtgtcttgtaactcttccaactctacgaattctttctcctcggccttattttcctacacacagtccttatgcatcactttttcattgaagactacgtccttgcttctgatgattttcctgttttctgcattccaaaacctgtagccaaaatcatgctgcccgtagcctataaacgtgcacctcctggacttcgcatccagcttgtttctgtgctctgcatcaatgtgaacatatgaagtgcaaccaaacactctgagatgtgaaagattcacttctttcccagtctacgtttcttctggtagcccaccatctaatGGTACTGAGGGACTTccattgatgagatatgcgacagtattcacagcatctgcccaaaaggtcttaggcaaccctgcatgtaacctcatgcttctAGCacactcaaggatggtcctgttaatgcgct is a genomic window of Magnolia sinica isolate HGM2019 chromosome 15, MsV1, whole genome shotgun sequence containing:
- the LOC131226810 gene encoding anthocyanidin-3-O-glucoside rhamnosyltransferase-like, which encodes MEQKTNPIHIAMFPWLAFGHFNPFIRLSNNLSKDTTIKISFISTPANITRISSTLSSTVQIIPIKFPHVNGLPHGVESTAEMTLHQAELLKKAVDNMKPQIETLLTHLHPHIIFHDFCHQWLPSIATPLNIKTFFFSVVNPTFLAYTVVPSRLVSSQNTPTLEDLKNPPPGFPKTCAAALSAYEARDLLYIFKNFGGPSAYERAVSTMKNSSAILLKTCMEMEAPYIDFFKAQYGKPVLLAGPVVPQPPTGALDQRWADWLDQFPEKSVIYCAFGSESFLEDDQIRELVLGLEMAGLPFLVVLNFPYGEDKVARLKAALPEGFEERVKDRAVVHTGWVPQQHIMAHVSVGCFVSHAGMSSVAEALVSDCPLVLLPQKVDQFLNSKLVSGDMKAAVEVKRDEETGYFGKEDLCTAVKAVTEWVEEEPWKTVRENHRKWRDFLRDADVHENYFKGFVREMKGMVYGDDGMQA